Proteins co-encoded in one Halorussus vallis genomic window:
- a CDS encoding NAD-dependent epimerase/dehydratase family protein: MTTLITGGLGYLGSRLIRELPNNPQFSQETIRILDNFRQPRFHALWDLPPYADYEFVEADIRDENAVRSAMEDVDTVFHLAAITNAPETFDIPEKTWEVNYDGALNVYEAARDADVSEFVNAVTCSVYGTTEKKIEEDFECDPESPYGEAKLEAEQEMFDRYDGEMGLTGLRLGTVYGWSTGMRFDTVVDKFALLAATGQPLTVYEGAEDQKRPYLHVHDSVRSMIFAANKLGDGEAYNVVGQNGRLQDVVDAIVTHFPDVDIGYTEVEHLNQLSYVVSDEKIRNEGFETCYTLDQGVEELADKFRAFL; this comes from the coding sequence ATGACTACACTCATCACCGGTGGACTAGGGTATCTCGGTTCTCGACTTATTCGGGAACTTCCGAACAATCCCCAGTTTTCGCAGGAAACCATCCGAATTCTAGACAACTTTCGCCAACCGCGTTTTCATGCGTTGTGGGACCTACCCCCGTATGCGGACTACGAGTTCGTTGAAGCCGACATCCGTGACGAAAACGCGGTAAGAAGTGCGATGGAAGACGTTGACACGGTATTCCATCTAGCGGCGATTACCAACGCACCCGAGACGTTCGACATCCCCGAGAAGACGTGGGAAGTGAACTACGACGGGGCGTTGAACGTCTACGAGGCGGCCCGTGATGCTGATGTTTCCGAGTTCGTTAACGCGGTCACCTGCTCGGTTTATGGGACGACGGAAAAGAAGATAGAGGAAGACTTCGAATGTGACCCGGAGTCACCATACGGGGAAGCGAAACTGGAAGCTGAACAGGAGATGTTCGACCGCTACGACGGTGAGATGGGTCTTACAGGACTACGATTGGGAACGGTTTACGGTTGGTCTACTGGAATGCGGTTCGACACCGTGGTGGACAAGTTCGCACTATTGGCAGCGACGGGCCAACCACTGACGGTGTACGAGGGCGCGGAGGATCAGAAGCGACCGTATCTGCACGTTCACGATTCGGTCCGGTCGATGATCTTCGCTGCGAACAAGTTGGGGGACGGTGAGGCGTACAACGTGGTCGGTCAGAATGGCCGATTGCAGGATGTCGTGGACGCCATCGTTACACACTTCCCCGACGTAGATATCGGGTACACTGAAGTTGAGCATCTGAATCAGCTCTCGTACGTCGTGAGTGACGAAAAAATACGGAACGAAGGATTCGAGACATGTTACACGCTGGACCAGGGCGTTGAGGAGCTAGCGGATAAATTCAGAGCCTTCCTCTAG
- the rfbD gene encoding dTDP-4-dehydrorhamnose reductase, producing MRLLVIGGSGLVGSNVVTIGSDAGMEVHATYLTTETDKTDVRLDKTDSERTSSVIEQIAPDVIVDTAAFHAVDNCESERNRAWSVNAAGTRNVAIAANTVNAHLIYLSTDYVFPGRPEDSPYVESDPIDPPNYYAETKYAGEQAAKIADAATILRPSVIYGVANSNFVTWALGELKEGNELTIVDDQISAPTYAPDLAQTCLNIGEEKLTGTYHATGPRSMSRYDFTIILANVYGFDSELITPISTEEFGQEAPRPTDSTLDSTQLYDAIDYRFRDPEVALSLMQSKM from the coding sequence ATGAGACTACTCGTCATTGGTGGCTCTGGACTTGTCGGATCGAACGTCGTTACTATCGGTTCTGACGCCGGAATGGAGGTTCACGCAACATATCTCACTACAGAAACCGACAAAACAGACGTCAGATTAGATAAAACCGACTCTGAACGGACGAGTAGCGTTATTGAACAAATCGCTCCGGACGTCATCGTTGATACCGCAGCGTTCCACGCGGTCGACAACTGCGAGTCTGAACGTAATCGCGCATGGTCGGTGAACGCCGCTGGAACACGTAACGTCGCCATTGCGGCAAATACAGTCAATGCTCACCTAATCTACCTCTCGACCGACTACGTGTTTCCCGGTCGTCCGGAGGATTCACCCTACGTTGAGTCTGACCCCATTGACCCACCGAACTATTATGCCGAAACCAAGTACGCAGGCGAACAGGCGGCAAAAATTGCGGATGCAGCGACTATCCTCCGACCGAGCGTAATTTACGGAGTGGCAAATTCCAACTTCGTCACGTGGGCACTCGGGGAACTCAAAGAGGGGAATGAGCTAACTATCGTGGACGACCAAATCTCTGCTCCGACGTACGCGCCAGATTTAGCACAGACCTGCCTCAATATCGGAGAAGAGAAACTTACAGGTACCTACCATGCGACCGGTCCACGTTCCATGTCTCGATATGATTTTACGATTATACTAGCCAATGTCTACGGCTTTGACTCCGAACTAATAACCCCGATTAGTACTGAAGAATTCGGTCAAGAGGCCCCTCGGCCAACAGACAGCACCCTTGACTCAACTCAATTATACGATGCTATTGACTACCGATTCCGAGACCCTGAAGTGGCACTCAGTCTTATGCAGTCAAAAATGTAA
- a CDS encoding dTDP-4-dehydrorhamnose 3,5-epimerase family protein: MIHDVELKDLQINTDERGSLTEIWRDDWDFYAGRDEPAMSYFSVSYPGIIRAWHRHHRGQIDHFVVPHGKVKVGIYDDRDDSPTQGELDTYIIGEGNMKAIRIPGDCWHGFKVVGDERATLINFPTNLYDYDDPDEERLPYDTDKIPHDWEEPPHE, translated from the coding sequence ATGATACACGATGTAGAGTTGAAAGACCTCCAAATTAATACGGACGAACGAGGGTCGTTGACAGAAATCTGGCGCGACGACTGGGACTTCTATGCCGGCAGAGACGAACCGGCGATGTCCTACTTCTCGGTATCGTACCCAGGTATCATCCGCGCGTGGCATCGCCACCACCGCGGACAAATTGACCATTTCGTGGTACCCCACGGGAAGGTGAAGGTCGGCATCTACGATGATCGCGACGATTCACCGACACAGGGTGAACTTGATACGTACATCATCGGGGAAGGGAATATGAAGGCGATTCGCATCCCCGGTGACTGCTGGCATGGTTTCAAGGTCGTTGGCGATGAGCGTGCGACCCTCATCAACTTTCCAACGAATCTTTACGACTACGACGATCCCGATGAGGAACGACTGCCATATGACACGGACAAAATCCCGCACGATTGGGAAGAACCACCGCACGAGTAA
- a CDS encoding carboxylate--amine ligase, protein MGARQPSDAGVIVPAINTASSTAALRSLGRRDVRTIAVSEKAAPPAFDSRYCDEAIAVPDPATDLRAYEDALLELARRPDVRTVLPFREADVYALARNRSAFARHVGTPWPSLDTLSKVQDRVELFDAAEAAGVPTPETRTADEWDDWDRDVIVKPRYTVHATEYADRFAESHTQRSSTRYVAPDESPDCEALVAEMGHVPMVQEFVPSSDEYGFFALYDRGEAVATFQHRQRRGWRYSGGPSAYRQSVDILALETAGLALLDALDWHGVAMVEFLRDPDTGEFQLMEVNPRFWSSLPFTVQAGVDFPYLYWSQATGLPVEGPIEYDVGTAGHLLRGELLHLRSILADDYPLVDRPPFARTALAVAASLVRHPRFDYLDLSDPGPFVRDVGEALGQLRGRSASEGRPSADDRSERERGTDASAEREGPKTDSPRRESPPHESSATDSPDPEGSALRTAVQTLFTRF, encoded by the coding sequence ATGGGTGCACGCCAACCCTCCGACGCCGGGGTGATCGTGCCGGCGATCAACACGGCGAGTAGCACCGCAGCCCTCCGATCGCTGGGACGCCGCGACGTTCGGACGATCGCCGTCTCCGAAAAAGCGGCTCCGCCGGCGTTCGATTCCAGATACTGCGACGAAGCCATCGCCGTCCCCGACCCCGCGACGGACCTCCGAGCGTACGAAGACGCGTTGCTCGAACTCGCCAGACGTCCCGACGTCCGGACCGTCCTCCCGTTTCGCGAGGCCGACGTCTACGCGCTGGCCCGGAATCGGTCGGCGTTCGCCCGACACGTGGGCACGCCGTGGCCGTCGCTCGACACCCTCTCGAAGGTTCAGGACCGGGTCGAACTCTTCGACGCCGCGGAGGCCGCCGGCGTCCCGACGCCCGAAACCCGGACGGCCGACGAGTGGGACGACTGGGACCGGGACGTCATCGTCAAACCCCGCTACACGGTCCACGCGACCGAGTACGCCGACCGGTTCGCCGAGAGCCACACCCAGCGGAGTTCGACGCGGTACGTCGCGCCGGACGAATCGCCGGATTGCGAGGCGTTGGTCGCCGAGATGGGCCACGTTCCGATGGTCCAGGAGTTCGTCCCGTCGTCGGACGAGTACGGCTTCTTCGCGCTGTACGACCGCGGCGAGGCGGTCGCGACGTTCCAGCACCGCCAGCGACGCGGGTGGCGGTACAGCGGCGGGCCGAGCGCCTACCGCCAGTCGGTCGACATCCTCGCCCTCGAAACCGCGGGGCTCGCGCTGCTGGACGCGCTGGACTGGCACGGCGTCGCGATGGTCGAGTTCCTGCGCGACCCCGACACCGGCGAGTTCCAACTCATGGAGGTCAACCCCCGGTTCTGGTCGTCGCTTCCCTTCACCGTCCAGGCCGGCGTCGACTTCCCCTACCTCTACTGGTCGCAGGCGACGGGCCTCCCGGTCGAGGGACCGATCGAGTACGACGTAGGGACGGCGGGCCACCTGCTCCGGGGCGAACTCCTCCACCTCCGCAGCATCCTCGCCGACGACTACCCGCTGGTCGACCGGCCGCCGTTCGCGCGGACGGCCCTCGCCGTCGCGGCGTCGCTCGTCCGCCACCCCCGCTTCGACTACCTTGACCTCTCGGACCCCGGGCCGTTCGTCCGAGACGTCGGCGAGGCGCTCGGCCAGCTCCGGGGGCGGAGCGCGTCGGAGGGCCGACCGAGCGCCGACGACCGGTCGGAGCGCGAGCGCGGGACCGATGCGTCGGCCGAGCGTGAAGGTCCGAAGACCGACTCGCCCCGGCGCGAATCGCCCCCGCACGAATCGTCGGCGACCGACTCGCCCGACCCCGAAGGGTCGGCGCTCCGAACCGCGGTCCAGACGCTGTTCACGCGGTTCTGA
- the glmS gene encoding glutamine--fructose-6-phosphate transaminase (isomerizing), with translation MCGIIGYAGPSGDALDVLLTGLEGLEYRGYDSAGVALANGSLDVCKREGEIQRLLRAVDGDLGGPAGIGHTRWSTHGPPSDQNAHPHTDCTGEVAVVHNGIIENYDALRAELVEKGHEFDSETDTEVVPHLIEDALAAGKSPEDAFREAVSQLEGSYALAAVFEGSDAVLATRDGSPLVVGVGDDAAYLASDVPAFLDYTDKVVYLEDGEFARLENGAWGVTDRGGRLLNKSVSQVEWDAEETAKSGYDHYMLKEIHEQPRALRQCLRGRVDEMTGSVNLEELGELEPSEVQFVACGTSYNAALYATQLLHEEGIPAQAFLASEYATSPPPVQEGTLVVGITQSGETADTLAALRSVANHGVETLAVTNVVGSTVARGCDRAMYIRSGPEIGVAATKTFSAQAVAANLVALSLTGQTRKSREVVEALRNLPGQVQEILDSSRAEEVAERFLDSEAYFFIGRECHYPVALEGALKMKEITYKHAEGFAAGELKHGPLALVTGETPVFAVVTGDGEPATKTIGNVKEVEARDAPVVAVTDGRSDVARYAEEVLEVPETHPRLAPVLANVQLQLVSYYVAKELGRSIDKPRNLAKSVTVE, from the coding sequence ATGTGCGGCATCATCGGGTACGCGGGGCCGAGCGGCGACGCCCTCGACGTGCTGCTGACGGGGCTGGAGGGGCTGGAGTACCGCGGCTACGACTCGGCGGGCGTCGCGCTGGCGAACGGGTCGCTCGACGTCTGCAAGCGCGAGGGCGAGATTCAACGCCTGCTCCGTGCGGTCGACGGTGACCTGGGCGGGCCGGCCGGCATCGGCCACACCCGCTGGAGCACCCACGGCCCGCCCTCGGACCAGAACGCGCATCCCCATACGGACTGCACGGGCGAGGTGGCCGTGGTCCACAACGGCATCATCGAGAACTACGATGCGCTCCGGGCGGAGTTAGTAGAAAAGGGCCACGAGTTCGACAGCGAAACCGACACCGAGGTCGTCCCGCACCTGATCGAGGACGCGCTGGCCGCCGGGAAATCGCCCGAGGATGCGTTCCGCGAGGCGGTCTCACAGCTGGAAGGGAGCTACGCGCTGGCGGCCGTCTTCGAGGGCTCGGACGCCGTGCTGGCGACCCGAGACGGTTCGCCGCTGGTCGTCGGCGTCGGCGACGACGCGGCGTACCTGGCGAGCGACGTGCCCGCGTTCCTGGACTACACCGATAAGGTGGTGTACCTGGAGGACGGCGAGTTCGCGCGACTGGAGAACGGGGCGTGGGGCGTGACCGACCGCGGCGGACGGCTGTTGAACAAGTCGGTGAGCCAGGTGGAGTGGGACGCCGAGGAAACCGCCAAGAGCGGCTACGACCACTACATGTTGAAGGAGATCCACGAGCAACCCCGGGCGCTCCGGCAGTGTCTCCGCGGGCGCGTCGACGAGATGACGGGGTCGGTGAATCTGGAGGAGTTAGGCGAGTTGGAGCCCTCCGAGGTTCAGTTCGTCGCCTGCGGAACGAGCTACAACGCCGCGCTGTACGCGACGCAGTTGCTCCACGAGGAAGGGATTCCCGCCCAGGCGTTCCTGGCGAGCGAATACGCCACCTCGCCGCCGCCCGTGCAGGAGGGGACGCTCGTGGTGGGGATTACCCAGAGCGGCGAGACGGCCGACACGCTGGCGGCGCTGCGGTCGGTTGCCAATCACGGCGTCGAGACGCTGGCGGTAACGAACGTCGTGGGGTCGACGGTCGCCCGGGGGTGTGACCGAGCGATGTACATTCGCTCTGGTCCCGAAATCGGCGTGGCCGCGACCAAGACGTTCTCCGCGCAGGCCGTCGCCGCGAACCTGGTGGCGCTGTCGCTGACGGGACAGACGAGGAAGTCCCGCGAGGTCGTCGAGGCGCTGCGTAATCTGCCGGGGCAGGTCCAGGAGATATTGGATTCGTCGCGCGCAGAGGAGGTTGCTGAACGGTTCCTCGACAGCGAAGCGTACTTCTTCATCGGCAGGGAGTGCCACTATCCCGTCGCGCTGGAGGGTGCGCTGAAGATGAAGGAGATCACGTACAAGCACGCGGAGGGGTTCGCTGCTGGCGAGTTGAAGCACGGCCCACTGGCGCTGGTGACCGGCGAGACGCCCGTGTTCGCGGTGGTGACGGGCGACGGTGAGCCCGCGACGAAGACCATCGGGAACGTGAAGGAAGTGGAGGCGCGAGACGCGCCGGTGGTCGCGGTCACAGATGGAAGGTCGGACGTTGCTCGGTACGCCGAGGAGGTGCTTGAAGTGCCCGAGACGCATCCCAGGTTAGCGCCGGTGCTGGCGAATGTCCAGTTGCAGTTGGTGTCGTACTACGTGGCGAAGGAGCTGGGGCGGAGTATCGATAAACCGCGGAATCTGGCGAAGAGCGTGACGGTGGAGTAA
- the lhgO gene encoding L-2-hydroxyglutarate oxidase translates to MPEYDVAVVGGGCIGCSVAYHLAQQTALDICVIEKEHHLAAHQSGRNSGVIHPGFNYPPGSLKARFATEGTRRMKEYCADNDIPITELGVLVVATDQVERQRLTEIQEQATENDVETRILDDRDAIREHEPHAAGEAALYCPEAASVDSQKYVYSLAGDAENLGVDFYMDYEVKAVRTSGDIHHLLTSNGTLTASYIVNTAGLYADKLAYQMGIGEQYQIVPFRGEYYELVPQKRNLVNSMIYPTPDPELPFLGVHFTRRTDDKVIIGPNAVLALGREAYNNTQFNTSELISTLRYNGFWKLFTSTKMVSVGLSELNKSYRKDAFVEAAQSLVPAVKSDDFRKSYAGIRAQIVRNDGTLIKDPLFKHGPRSTHVLNAVSPGLTSSLPFGDVLADAVLDRIE, encoded by the coding sequence ATGCCCGAATACGATGTCGCGGTCGTCGGCGGTGGGTGTATCGGCTGTTCGGTAGCCTATCATCTAGCCCAGCAGACGGCTCTTGACATCTGCGTCATTGAGAAGGAACATCACCTCGCAGCACATCAGAGTGGTCGGAACTCCGGCGTTATCCATCCTGGGTTCAATTACCCTCCAGGGTCATTGAAGGCCAGGTTTGCGACCGAGGGAACCCGGCGAATGAAGGAGTACTGTGCGGACAACGATATTCCAATTACCGAACTCGGTGTTCTCGTAGTTGCAACCGACCAAGTGGAACGCCAACGGTTGACGGAAATTCAGGAGCAGGCAACTGAGAACGATGTCGAAACTCGGATTTTAGATGACAGGGACGCAATACGTGAGCATGAACCTCATGCGGCTGGAGAAGCCGCCTTGTACTGTCCGGAAGCTGCATCCGTGGACTCCCAGAAGTACGTTTATTCGCTTGCCGGCGATGCCGAAAACCTTGGAGTTGACTTCTATATGGATTATGAAGTTAAAGCAGTCCGCACATCAGGTGACATCCACCACCTCCTTACGTCCAACGGAACGCTCACCGCGTCCTACATCGTGAACACCGCAGGGTTATACGCCGATAAACTTGCTTACCAGATGGGAATCGGCGAGCAATATCAAATCGTACCCTTCCGCGGGGAGTACTACGAACTTGTCCCCCAGAAGCGAAACCTCGTGAACTCAATGATTTACCCAACTCCTGATCCCGAACTACCGTTTCTAGGAGTCCACTTCACGCGGCGTACAGACGATAAGGTGATCATCGGCCCGAACGCCGTACTTGCACTCGGTCGCGAGGCATACAACAACACTCAATTTAACACCTCTGAACTAATCTCAACGCTCAGGTACAATGGGTTCTGGAAGCTGTTTACCTCTACAAAGATGGTTAGTGTTGGACTTTCAGAATTGAACAAGTCCTACCGAAAGGATGCGTTCGTTGAAGCGGCACAGTCACTTGTGCCGGCAGTTAAATCCGACGATTTCCGGAAGAGTTATGCGGGCATACGCGCCCAAATTGTTCGCAATGACGGTACGCTCATCAAAGATCCGCTCTTCAAACACGGACCACGGTCTACCCATGTCCTGAACGCAGTTTCGCCAGGACTCACATCCTCACTCCCGTTTGGCGACGTTCTTGCCGATGCGGTCCTTGACCGAATAGAGTAG
- a CDS encoding sugar phosphate nucleotidyltransferase, translating into MTVRAAVVLAAGEGMRLRPLTRNRPKPMLPAADRPILEHVFDALIDAGIERLHVVVGYKRDRVQDHFGPTYRNVPVNYVVQDKQLGSGHALLQAREGVAGESGFLVVNGDQVVERQMVADVLDAFESGDASATLAAAEGADVSHYGALVVEGDRVVELVEKPEEDDYRLLNAGVYAFDETIFDAVEDTPRVRGELALTDTIERLIEADLPVRGVATEGLWVDATYPWDLLSVAEDLLLAGRVVEPALEESVWVADSAAIHDDATLQGPVVVGPDCEVRAGAVVGPFAALGRNVTVGANAVVERSVLDTDARVGANATLFDCVTGQGVHLGPATTVPGGPGDVRVDDRVFADRRLGAVLADRVRAEGDVSVAPGTLVGPNAHLRTGVTVDENIDERAEVFR; encoded by the coding sequence ATGACAGTTCGCGCCGCCGTCGTGCTGGCCGCGGGTGAGGGGATGCGACTCCGCCCGCTCACTCGGAATCGGCCCAAGCCGATGTTGCCCGCCGCCGACCGCCCCATCCTCGAACACGTCTTCGACGCCCTCATCGACGCCGGAATCGAGCGCCTCCACGTCGTCGTCGGGTACAAGCGTGACCGCGTCCAGGACCACTTCGGCCCGACGTACCGCAACGTCCCCGTCAACTACGTCGTCCAGGACAAGCAACTCGGCAGCGGCCACGCCCTGCTGCAGGCCCGCGAGGGCGTCGCCGGCGAGTCGGGTTTCCTGGTCGTCAACGGCGACCAGGTTGTCGAGCGCCAGATGGTCGCCGACGTGCTCGACGCCTTCGAGTCCGGCGACGCGAGCGCGACGCTGGCGGCCGCCGAGGGCGCCGACGTCTCCCACTACGGCGCGCTCGTCGTCGAGGGCGACCGCGTGGTCGAACTGGTCGAGAAACCCGAGGAGGACGACTACCGCCTGCTCAACGCGGGCGTCTACGCCTTCGACGAGACCATCTTCGACGCCGTCGAGGACACCCCGCGCGTGCGGGGCGAGCTCGCGCTGACCGACACCATCGAGCGACTCATCGAGGCCGACCTGCCGGTTCGCGGCGTCGCCACCGAGGGGCTGTGGGTCGACGCGACCTACCCCTGGGACCTGCTGTCGGTCGCCGAGGACCTCCTGCTCGCCGGGCGAGTGGTCGAACCCGCGCTCGAGGAGTCGGTCTGGGTGGCCGACAGCGCGGCGATCCACGACGACGCCACTCTCCAGGGGCCGGTCGTCGTCGGTCCCGACTGCGAGGTCCGGGCGGGCGCGGTCGTCGGCCCGTTCGCCGCGCTCGGCCGGAACGTCACCGTGGGCGCGAACGCCGTGGTCGAGCGGTCGGTGCTCGACACCGACGCGCGCGTCGGCGCGAACGCCACGCTGTTCGACTGCGTAACCGGCCAGGGCGTCCACCTCGGCCCGGCGACGACGGTGCCGGGCGGTCCCGGCGACGTCCGGGTCGACGACCGCGTCTTCGCCGACCGGCGCCTCGGCGCGGTGCTGGCCGACCGCGTCCGGGCCGAGGGCGACGTGAGCGTCGCGCCCGGAACGCTCGTCGGGCCGAACGCCCACCTCCGGACCGGCGTCACCGTCGACGAGAACATTGATGAGCGGGCGGAGGTCTTCCGCTGA
- a CDS encoding glycosyltransferase family 2 protein, translating into MTKTSVVVVNKDGKDDLQDCLPSLLAQTAEDYEVIVVDNNSDDGSVEYVTEEHPEVRLVVNDANEWYAGGNNIGFAAAKGEFIAVLNPDVVVEEDWLECLVAPLTDGQAEITTSKVLYYEDPKKVNTCGNLAHYTGLGFCRGLDCQSSAYTEEEVVPSVSGCAFVITRELLDEIGGFDEDFEFYYEDLDLAWRARLAGRDVLFVPSSVVYHKYDRPLPPWRFYNMERNRYLILLKHLQVRTLILLLPSLLLTELLLWGVAALKGFSHVLAKLRAQYWVMNNLGAIQRKRAAVQRLRKRDDAELIGDATPLIPLARFGVPEPLATWLSTLLKALYSIPYVIILKYYDSTKNSGTRGRL; encoded by the coding sequence ATGACGAAAACAAGTGTTGTAGTTGTCAACAAGGACGGAAAAGACGACCTCCAGGACTGCCTGCCGTCCCTGCTCGCCCAAACAGCCGAGGATTACGAAGTTATCGTCGTGGACAATAATTCTGACGACGGTAGCGTTGAATACGTAACCGAGGAGCATCCGGAAGTCCGTCTCGTGGTGAATGACGCGAACGAATGGTATGCAGGTGGAAACAACATTGGGTTCGCTGCCGCAAAAGGAGAGTTCATCGCCGTATTAAATCCCGATGTAGTGGTGGAAGAGGACTGGCTCGAATGTCTCGTAGCCCCACTGACTGACGGGCAGGCCGAAATCACAACGTCGAAGGTACTGTACTACGAGGATCCGAAGAAAGTGAACACTTGCGGAAATCTCGCTCACTACACCGGACTCGGGTTCTGTCGAGGGCTTGACTGCCAATCATCGGCGTACACCGAAGAGGAGGTCGTCCCCTCCGTCTCAGGTTGCGCATTTGTAATAACCCGTGAGTTGCTCGACGAAATAGGAGGGTTTGACGAAGACTTTGAGTTTTATTACGAGGACCTTGATCTGGCATGGCGCGCACGGCTTGCAGGGCGGGACGTACTATTCGTACCCAGCTCCGTCGTGTACCATAAGTACGACCGTCCGCTTCCACCGTGGCGGTTCTACAACATGGAGCGGAACAGATACTTGATTCTCTTAAAACACCTTCAGGTCCGGACGCTTATACTGCTCCTTCCCTCGCTACTCCTTACAGAGCTACTGCTCTGGGGTGTTGCGGCATTGAAGGGGTTCAGCCATGTCCTAGCAAAGCTCCGGGCGCAGTACTGGGTCATGAACAACCTCGGCGCTATTCAGAGAAAGCGAGCCGCAGTTCAACGACTTCGAAAGCGCGACGACGCAGAACTAATCGGCGACGCAACGCCCTTAATTCCGCTGGCGCGATTCGGCGTCCCTGAGCCGCTTGCGACATGGCTCTCGACGCTCCTTAAAGCGCTTTACAGCATTCCGTACGTAATAATCCTAAAGTACTACGACAGTACTAAAAATAGTGGGACTAGAGGAAGGCTCTGA
- a CDS encoding glucose-1-phosphate thymidylyltransferase, producing MKGVILAGGTGSRLRPITHTGPKQLVPIANKPVLEYALDDLKEAGITEIGIILGNKGRDEIQAYFGDGSDFGVNITYIVQGAPLGLAHAVGCARDFVGDDSFVVYLGDDLMRGGITELVEDFTADEYAAGIGLQKVNDPSRYGIVDVNDGGDVIKLVEKPDDPPNDLALIGVYVFTPAIFDEIETLGKSWRGEYEITEAIQGLLDDGERIQSHVVQGWWKDTGKPKDVLHANQLVLDDIESSIRGTITAEESVRGRLQLGAGSIIEEGAIVRGPVSIGENTVIKSGTYVGPYTSIGDECIIDGAHIESSVVVGESEISAERTIVDSLIGRRANITTNYEKKPEGERLVVGQNSSLEL from the coding sequence ATGAAAGGCGTCATTCTTGCTGGCGGGACCGGATCCCGATTGCGGCCCATCACCCACACTGGTCCAAAACAGCTTGTACCCATCGCGAATAAACCCGTTCTAGAGTACGCACTTGACGACTTAAAGGAAGCCGGCATCACCGAGATTGGAATCATCCTTGGTAACAAAGGCCGTGATGAGATTCAGGCGTACTTCGGTGACGGTAGCGACTTCGGCGTTAATATCACTTACATTGTGCAGGGCGCACCACTCGGGCTGGCCCACGCCGTGGGATGTGCGCGGGACTTCGTTGGCGATGACTCGTTTGTGGTCTACCTCGGCGATGATTTGATGCGCGGCGGGATTACGGAACTCGTCGAAGACTTCACCGCGGACGAGTACGCTGCCGGAATCGGCCTTCAGAAAGTCAATGATCCCTCTCGATACGGTATCGTCGATGTGAACGACGGTGGTGACGTAATCAAACTAGTGGAGAAGCCGGACGACCCACCAAATGACCTCGCACTCATTGGCGTTTACGTCTTTACACCGGCCATCTTCGACGAAATCGAAACTCTAGGGAAGTCGTGGCGCGGGGAGTACGAGATCACCGAAGCGATTCAGGGCTTGCTCGACGACGGTGAGCGGATTCAGAGCCACGTTGTCCAGGGTTGGTGGAAAGACACCGGGAAACCGAAGGATGTGCTCCACGCGAACCAGCTGGTGTTAGATGACATCGAATCATCAATTCGAGGTACGATTACGGCCGAAGAGAGCGTGCGCGGTCGTCTACAACTTGGTGCCGGAAGTATCATCGAGGAGGGGGCAATCGTTCGCGGACCAGTATCGATTGGCGAGAACACAGTAATCAAATCTGGCACCTACGTCGGACCGTACACGAGCATCGGAGACGAATGCATCATCGACGGTGCGCATATCGAGTCAAGCGTTGTAGTCGGGGAGTCAGAGATTAGCGCGGAACGTACCATCGTAGACAGCCTCATCGGCCGACGTGCTAATATCACCACAAACTATGAGAAAAAACCCGAAGGCGAACGTCTCGTTGTCGGCCAAAATTCATCGTTAGAACTGTAA